In Gammaproteobacteria bacterium, a genomic segment contains:
- a CDS encoding thymidylate synthase, whose amino-acid sequence MRQYLELMRHVRDRGARKSDRTGTGTLSVFGYQMRFDLAGGFPAVTTKKLHFRSIICELLWFLRGDTNTGYLHEHGVSIWDEWADEQGNLGPVYGYQWRSWPAPDGRHIDQISKVLEQLRSNPDSRRLIVSAWNVADLDKMALQPCHAFFQFYVANGRLSCQLYQRSADVFLGVPFNICSYALLTHMLAQQTGLQPGEFIWTGGDCHLYVNHLEQVDEQLTRKPYPLPTLVIKRKPPTLFDYRFEDFEIANYQSHPAIKAPVAV is encoded by the coding sequence ATGCGGCAGTATCTGGAACTCATGCGTCACGTGCGCGACCGCGGCGCACGCAAAAGCGACCGCACCGGCACCGGCACGCTGTCGGTATTCGGTTACCAGATGCGCTTCGATTTGGCCGGTGGCTTCCCCGCCGTGACCACCAAGAAACTGCATTTTCGCTCCATCATCTGCGAACTGCTGTGGTTCCTGCGCGGCGATACCAATACTGGCTATTTGCACGAGCACGGTGTGAGTATCTGGGACGAGTGGGCCGACGAGCAAGGCAATCTCGGCCCGGTGTACGGCTATCAATGGCGTTCCTGGCCGGCGCCGGACGGGCGCCATATTGATCAGATTTCAAAGGTCCTGGAGCAGTTGCGCAGCAATCCGGATTCACGCCGCCTGATCGTGAGCGCCTGGAACGTGGCGGACCTCGACAAGATGGCTTTGCAGCCTTGCCACGCATTCTTCCAGTTCTACGTGGCGAACGGCCGGCTTTCCTGTCAGCTCTACCAGCGCAGCGCCGATGTTTTCCTCGGCGTGCCGTTCAACATCTGTTCCTACGCGCTGCTCACCCACATGCTCGCGCAGCAGACCGGCCTGCAGCCGGGCGAATTCATCTGGACCGGCGGCGATTGCCATTTGTATGTCAATCATCTGGAGCAGGTGGATGAGCAGTTGACGCGCAAGCCGTATCCCCTGCCGACGCTGGTCATCAAGCGCAAACCGCCCACGCTTTTTGATTACCGTTTCGAGGATTTCGAGATCGCCAATTATCAATCGCATCCGGCCATCAAGGCGCCGGTAGCGGTGTAG
- the lgt gene encoding prolipoprotein diacylglyceryl transferase, with product MLTYPDFDPVAFSLGPLKVHWYGITYLIGFLGCYLAARLRVSRRYASGWTAEQVGDLLFYVALGVVIGGRIGYTLFYAYTPEGQWLEWQNPLYIFQVWDGGMSFHGGLLGVLVAVALLARKYHKHYFDVVDFSAVVVPIGLAAGRIGNFINGELWGKISTTLPWAMRLPCTNTRFTGGEYCRDAVNGFSLPRQPTQLYEFLLEGVVMFVVLFVFTMKPRPRMAASGLFALLYGCFRFAVEFVRLPDPQFGYLAFGWMTMGQILSLPLIAVGIVLLVLAYRRKSTAESA from the coding sequence ATGCTCACCTATCCCGATTTCGATCCGGTCGCTTTCAGCCTCGGCCCGCTCAAGGTGCACTGGTACGGCATTACCTACCTCATCGGCTTCCTGGGTTGTTACCTGGCCGCGCGCCTGCGGGTGTCGCGCCGCTACGCCAGCGGCTGGACCGCGGAGCAGGTGGGCGATCTGCTGTTTTACGTGGCGCTCGGCGTGGTCATCGGCGGGCGCATCGGCTACACGCTGTTCTACGCCTACACGCCGGAGGGTCAGTGGCTGGAATGGCAGAATCCGCTGTACATCTTCCAGGTCTGGGACGGAGGCATGTCGTTCCACGGCGGCCTGCTCGGCGTGCTGGTTGCGGTCGCGCTGCTTGCGCGCAAGTATCACAAGCACTACTTCGACGTGGTGGATTTTTCCGCGGTGGTGGTGCCCATTGGGCTGGCGGCCGGCCGTATCGGCAATTTCATCAACGGCGAATTGTGGGGCAAGATTTCCACGACGCTGCCCTGGGCCATGCGTCTGCCGTGCACCAACACGCGATTCACCGGCGGTGAGTATTGCCGCGATGCCGTCAACGGCTTCAGCCTGCCGCGCCAGCCGACCCAGCTGTATGAATTCCTGCTGGAAGGCGTGGTGATGTTCGTAGTGCTGTTCGTGTTCACCATGAAACCGCGCCCGCGCATGGCCGCGTCCGGCCTGTTTGCGCTGCTGTATGGCTGTTTCCGCTTTGCGGTCGAGTTCGTACGCCTGCCGGACCCGCAGTTCGGCTATCTGGCGTTCGGCTGGATGACCATGGGCCAGATTCTATCGCTGCCGTTGATCGCGGTCGGCATCGTGCTGCTGGTGTTGGCCTACCGGCGCAAATCGACTGCAGAGAGCGCCTGA
- a CDS encoding class I SAM-dependent rRNA methyltransferase: MLPSLILKKNAHRRLRTGHLWVFSNEVDTARTPLTAFGPGDAVEIRDHGGRFLGSGYVNPNSLICARILSRDERHPPDSAWLVQRLNLALALRAQLYPRPFYRLVFGESDGLPGLVVDRYGEVLVAQITTAGMERMKDDIVAALATVLKPAGILWRNDVSIRELEGLPLYTDTAYGEVPERVIVEEHGRKFEIVLAGGQKTGWFFDQHDNRGRLARYVSGRRVLDVFSYVGAWGIQALAWGAREALCMDSSAGALALAEHNAALNSVRVGVHKADAFDGLRALHAAGEKFDVVILDPPAFVKRRKDLAAGRDAYRRLNQLGMQLLAHDGLLISCSCSHHLPADELVAAIQSAARHLNREAQLLERGAQAADHPVHPAILETAYLKAFFVRVLSEPH, translated from the coding sequence ATGCTGCCGTCGCTGATATTGAAAAAGAATGCACACCGGCGCCTGCGGACCGGTCACCTGTGGGTGTTCAGCAACGAAGTGGACACCGCGCGCACACCGCTCACGGCGTTCGGCCCCGGCGATGCGGTGGAAATACGCGACCACGGCGGCCGTTTTCTCGGCAGCGGCTATGTCAATCCCAATTCGCTCATCTGTGCGCGCATCCTGTCGCGGGACGAGCGCCATCCGCCGGACAGCGCATGGCTGGTGCAGCGCCTGAACCTTGCGCTGGCGCTGCGCGCGCAGCTGTATCCGCGGCCGTTTTACCGGCTGGTGTTCGGTGAATCCGACGGCTTGCCGGGTCTGGTGGTGGACCGTTATGGCGAGGTGCTGGTGGCGCAGATCACCACCGCCGGCATGGAGCGGATGAAAGATGACATTGTGGCGGCGCTCGCCACGGTACTTAAACCGGCCGGGATTCTGTGGCGCAACGACGTGAGCATCCGTGAGCTGGAAGGCCTGCCGCTGTATACCGACACCGCGTATGGCGAGGTGCCTGAACGGGTGATCGTCGAGGAGCACGGGCGGAAATTCGAGATAGTGCTCGCGGGTGGCCAAAAAACCGGCTGGTTCTTCGACCAGCACGACAATCGCGGCCGGCTGGCGCGATACGTCTCCGGCCGGCGCGTGCTGGACGTGTTCAGCTACGTGGGCGCGTGGGGAATTCAGGCGCTGGCGTGGGGAGCGCGCGAGGCACTGTGCATGGACAGCTCGGCCGGCGCGCTGGCGCTGGCGGAGCACAATGCCGCGCTCAACTCTGTGCGCGTCGGCGTGCACAAGGCGGATGCCTTCGACGGCCTGCGCGCCCTGCATGCGGCCGGCGAGAAATTCGACGTGGTGATTCTCGACCCGCCGGCTTTCGTCAAGCGCAGGAAGGATCTGGCAGCCGGCCGCGATGCCTACCGGCGCCTGAATCAGCTGGGCATGCAGTTGCTGGCGCACGACGGCCTGCTGATCTCCTGCTCATGTTCCCATCATCTGCCGGCGGACGAACTGGTGGCGGCGATTCAGTCTGCCGCCCGCCATCTGAACCGCGAAGCGCAGCTGCTGGAGCGCGGCGCACAGGCCGCGGATCATCCGGTGCATCCGGCGATTCTCGAAACCGCGTACCTCAAGGCGTTTTTCGTGCGTGTCCTGAGTGAGCCGCACTAG
- a CDS encoding thioredoxin domain-containing protein: MSNPAHANRLAGETSPYLLQHAHNPVDWHAWNADALALARTQNKPILLSIGYSACHWCHVMAHESFEDADTAALMNRLFVNIKVDREERPDLDRVYQLAHQVLVQRGGGWPLTVFLTPDDLTPFFAGTYFPREPRYGMPGFREVLERVAQFYREHRDELRQQNAALRDAIQRSAGETATSAGELTRAPLEAAYRSLTESFDARFGGFGRAPKFPHAPSLEFLLWHAADADSDAQSANRSRTMVETTLTRMAQGGLYDQLGGGFCRYSTDAAWMIPHFEKMLYDNGPLLALYAQTAKFTGSSFYADIAKQTAAWVMAEMQSPQGGYYSSLDADSEGHEGKYYIWDKEEVRALLSPEEFAAFAPRYGLDQPPNFEGHWHLYVPQIATPSPPSVRAKDQAVLESTRRKLLEARRKRVRPGLDDKVLTAWNGLMIRGMALAGRLLDEPRFVESAERAARFVRGHLCRDGQLLASWRDGQARLPAYLDDYALLLDGVLELLQARWDSELFGFARQLADGLLVRFEDKEHGGFWFTANDQDIPLYRPKTFSDESLPAGNAVAARVLLRLGHVCAEPRYLDAAERTVKAALPSVNRYPEAHASMLLALQDALEPPTMVVVRGKADKLHAWQKQLDRKFDPRRIVLAIPSDAENLMGLLAQCAPRGDACAYVCRGTQCSLPIETLEELASL; this comes from the coding sequence ATGAGCAATCCAGCACACGCCAACCGGTTGGCTGGTGAAACCAGTCCGTATCTTTTGCAACACGCCCACAACCCCGTGGACTGGCACGCGTGGAACGCGGACGCCCTGGCTCTGGCGCGCACGCAAAACAAACCGATCCTGCTCTCCATCGGCTACTCCGCCTGCCACTGGTGTCACGTGATGGCGCACGAATCCTTCGAGGATGCCGACACCGCCGCGCTCATGAACCGGCTGTTCGTCAACATCAAGGTGGACCGCGAGGAACGCCCGGACCTGGACCGCGTATATCAGCTCGCGCACCAGGTGCTTGTGCAGCGCGGCGGCGGCTGGCCATTGACGGTGTTCCTCACGCCCGATGACCTTACGCCGTTCTTCGCCGGCACCTATTTCCCGCGCGAACCGCGCTACGGCATGCCCGGTTTCAGGGAAGTATTGGAGCGCGTCGCACAGTTTTACCGCGAGCATCGCGACGAGCTGCGGCAACAAAACGCCGCGCTCCGCGACGCAATCCAGCGCAGCGCCGGCGAAACCGCCACTTCCGCCGGGGAATTGACGCGCGCTCCGCTGGAAGCGGCTTACCGCTCGCTCACGGAAAGCTTCGATGCGCGCTTCGGCGGCTTCGGGCGTGCGCCCAAGTTCCCGCATGCGCCAAGCCTGGAATTCCTGCTGTGGCACGCCGCCGATGCGGACTCCGACGCGCAGAGCGCAAACCGCAGCCGGACCATGGTGGAAACCACGCTCACGCGCATGGCCCAGGGCGGCCTCTACGACCAGTTGGGCGGCGGCTTCTGCCGCTACTCAACCGATGCAGCCTGGATGATCCCGCACTTCGAAAAGATGCTTTACGACAACGGGCCGCTGCTCGCCCTGTATGCACAAACCGCAAAATTCACCGGTAGCAGCTTCTATGCGGACATCGCCAAGCAGACGGCCGCATGGGTCATGGCCGAGATGCAGTCGCCGCAGGGCGGCTACTATTCCAGCCTGGACGCGGATTCCGAAGGCCACGAAGGCAAGTATTACATCTGGGACAAAGAGGAGGTCCGCGCACTGCTGAGCCCAGAAGAATTCGCCGCGTTTGCACCGCGCTATGGACTGGACCAACCGCCGAATTTTGAGGGCCATTGGCATCTGTACGTGCCACAGATAGCTACCCCCTCTCCCCCATCGGTGAGAGCGAAGGATCAGGCGGTGTTGGAATCCACGCGGCGGAAATTGCTGGAAGCGCGGCGCAAGCGCGTACGCCCCGGCCTCGACGACAAGGTGCTTACCGCCTGGAACGGCCTGATGATCCGCGGCATGGCACTGGCCGGCCGTCTGCTCGACGAGCCGCGATTTGTCGAATCCGCAGAGCGCGCCGCCCGTTTCGTGCGCGGGCATCTTTGCCGTGACGGCCAACTGCTGGCTTCCTGGCGCGATGGTCAGGCCAGGCTGCCGGCCTATCTGGACGATTACGCCTTGCTGCTGGATGGCGTGCTGGAACTTCTGCAAGCCCGCTGGGACAGCGAATTGTTCGGCTTTGCCCGCCAGTTAGCCGATGGCCTGCTGGTACGCTTCGAAGACAAAGAACACGGAGGCTTCTGGTTCACGGCCAACGATCAGGACATCCCGCTGTATCGTCCCAAGACCTTCAGCGATGAATCGCTGCCCGCCGGCAACGCGGTGGCCGCCCGCGTTCTGCTGCGGCTCGGTCATGTGTGTGCAGAGCCACGCTATCTCGACGCGGCCGAACGCACGGTCAAAGCCGCGCTACCGTCGGTAAACCGTTATCCCGAAGCTCACGCCAGCATGCTGCTGGCGCTCCAAGACGCCCTCGAACCGCCGACTATGGTCGTAGTGCGGGGCAAGGCAGACAAGCTGCACGCGTGGCAAAAGCAGCTGGACCGGAAATTCGATCCGCGACGGATTGTGCTGGCAATTCCCAGCGATGCTGAGAATCTGATGGGCTTGCTGGCGCAATGTGCGCCACGCGGAGATGCCTGTGCTTATGTATGCCGTGGTACACAGTGCTCATTGCCCATCGAGACCCTAGAAGAACTCGCATCGCTCTAA
- a CDS encoding O-acetyl-ADP-ribose deacetylase, translating to MIKVIQYDITDLDVEAVVNAANTTLLGGGGVDGAIHRAAGPELLEACRKLGGCPTGEARITPGFRLKAKWVIHAVGPVWRDGAYGEPQLLESCYRSACMLAMDAKARSIAFPCISTGVYRYPKPEAARIALKVMHDCDGKFRSIVACCFDAENAAIYRKLLGPSPRPDDDA from the coding sequence GTGATCAAGGTCATCCAGTACGACATTACCGACCTCGACGTGGAGGCGGTCGTGAACGCCGCCAACACCACGCTGCTCGGCGGCGGCGGCGTGGACGGCGCCATCCATCGCGCTGCCGGCCCGGAACTGCTGGAAGCCTGCCGCAAGCTCGGTGGCTGTCCAACCGGCGAAGCGCGCATCACGCCGGGATTTCGCCTCAAAGCCAAGTGGGTGATCCATGCCGTCGGCCCGGTGTGGCGCGACGGTGCATACGGCGAGCCGCAGTTGCTGGAGAGCTGTTACCGCAGCGCCTGCATGCTGGCGATGGACGCCAAAGCCCGCAGCATTGCCTTTCCGTGCATCAGCACCGGAGTGTACCGCTATCCGAAGCCGGAGGCTGCGCGTATCGCGCTCAAGGTCATGCACGACTGCGACGGGAAATTCCGCAGCATCGTGGCCTGCTGCTTCGATGCCGAAAACGCCGCGATTTATCGCAAGTTGCTGGGTCCGTCGCCGCGACCGGATGACGACGCGTAA
- a CDS encoding DUF4442 domain-containing protein yields MNTQRAPAAAMDNPIPSQLNRTVHKLGKLRPSLRWRVLTWAFGKNVPFMHTARLQFLELGEERALLFLRNRRRVRNHIGSVHAAAVALLAETASGTLLTMNLPEDRVPLLKSMQLEYLKRAQGDLLAEATLEAGARTRVRAEEKGEIVVPVKVTDQSGVEPMRCRMLWAWVPKHRP; encoded by the coding sequence TTGAATACGCAGCGCGCGCCAGCAGCAGCCATGGACAATCCCATTCCCAGCCAACTCAACCGCACCGTGCACAAGCTTGGCAAGCTGCGGCCCTCGCTGCGCTGGCGGGTACTTACCTGGGCCTTCGGCAAAAACGTCCCCTTCATGCACACCGCACGCCTGCAGTTCCTGGAACTCGGCGAGGAACGCGCACTGCTCTTTTTGCGCAATCGCAGACGTGTGCGAAACCACATCGGCTCGGTGCACGCCGCGGCCGTGGCCTTGCTCGCGGAGACCGCCAGCGGCACGCTGCTTACCATGAACCTGCCGGAAGACCGCGTGCCGCTGCTGAAGAGCATGCAGCTCGAATATCTCAAGCGCGCCCAGGGCGACCTGCTGGCCGAGGCGACGTTGGAGGCCGGTGCGCGCACGCGCGTGCGCGCCGAGGAGAAAGGCGAAATCGTGGTGCCCGTCAAAGTCACAGACCAGAGCGGAGTGGAACCCATGCGCTGCCGCATGCTGTGGGCCTGGGTGCCGAAGCATCGTCCGTGA
- a CDS encoding ClpXP protease specificity-enhancing factor, whose amino-acid sequence MLSRKPYLLRAMHQWIVDSGHTPHIVVDTGVVGVQAPAGYAQDGKLVLNLSHTATRGLDLGNNQQLEFETRFGGVSRHVSVPLDAVLAIYAQETGQGIVFGPEEEPKPGAPAPVGSDKSRKPAAGKKPSLKVVK is encoded by the coding sequence ATGCTTTCCCGCAAGCCCTATCTGTTGCGCGCCATGCATCAATGGATCGTGGACAGCGGCCACACGCCGCATATCGTCGTGGATACGGGTGTCGTGGGCGTACAGGCCCCCGCAGGGTACGCGCAGGACGGCAAGCTGGTGCTCAACCTGAGCCATACGGCAACGCGCGGACTGGATCTGGGGAATAACCAGCAGCTGGAATTCGAGACGCGCTTCGGCGGCGTGTCGCGCCACGTGAGCGTGCCACTGGACGCCGTGCTCGCCATTTACGCGCAGGAAACCGGTCAGGGCATCGTGTTCGGACCGGAAGAGGAACCGAAGCCCGGCGCTCCCGCGCCGGTCGGGAGTGACAAGTCACGCAAACCTGCCGCTGGCAAAAAGCCCAGCCTCAAGGTCGTAAAATGA